In the Bacteroidota bacterium genome, CGAAACACTTCACAGAAAAAATATATTATTAGAGTCAAAGTCTTTTGCCATGGGAGTTAGAATAGAGCATCCTCAGGAACTAATTGATTCTATCCAATATCACTGCGATTTAAGAGGTCCATACCTGCCCGCAGCAGCATACAAATTAGTTACTCAGTCGAACAATCGTGGAGTTTACTCCTTTTGCATGTGTCCCGGAGGCTTTATTGTGCCATCGGCAACTGCTCCCGACGAGGTTGTTGTAAATGGAATGTCACCGTCGACAAGAAGTAATGAATTTGCTAATTCCGGAATGGTTGTTTCTATAGAACAGAAAGACTTGAAAGAGTATCATAAATTCGGACCTTTGGCAGGGATGTATTACCAAAAAGCCTTAGAAAACATGGCGTTCATCGCCGGTGGAAAAACTCAGGCTGCGCCGGCACAAAGAATGGTCGATTTTGTCAATGGCCGATTGTCCACAAAACTAAACGGAACATCATATGTGCCGGGGATAACTTCTGCCCCCTTACATGAATTACTTCCAAATGTGATTGGGAAACAACTGCAAAATGGCTTTAAAGATTTTGGAAACAAAATGAGAGGCTTTATGACAAATGAAGCTCAAATTTTGGGAGTAGAATCAAGAACCTCTTCTCCTGTTAGAATACCCAGAGATAAACTTACGTTAGAACACCCTCAAATTAAAGGTCTCTTCCCTTCAGGTGAAGGTGCAGGATATGCCGGAGGGATTGTATCAGCTGCCATAGATGGAGAAAGATGTGCCGAGTCGCTGGTAAAAAGTATTTCTTAGCATGAAAATCAGAAATAATCTTTTACTAATTGGAGGCACAAAACAAAATGTTGGCAAAACAACATTGACTTGTGATATTATAAAAAAATACTCTCCCGGTAATAATATCATTGCTATAAAAACATCCTGTCACTTTCATGGTATTCTGGATACTGATGTTGTAATTGCAAACAACGAAAAGTTTGTAATTGTAAAAGAAACTGTTACCGATACCGGAAAAGACAGCGCCAGAATGCTTAAAAATGGAGCCTATGAAGTATATTTTATTCAGGCAAAAGATGAAAACATTGGTGAAGCATATATTTTTCTGGATAAATTTATGGATAAAAACTCCCTGGTAATATGCGAATCAGCAAGCTTACGCACCTATGTAAAACCATCGATATTTATTGGCATGAAATCAGATAAATCTGACACAATTCCTGAAAACAAAAATAATTTACACTTAGCTGATTTATTTATTTTTAACTATCTTTCTGTAAAAGAAGATATTAACTCTATAATCCAAATCAAACAAAAAAAATGGATTAGAAAATAGACAGCGATCATGAATTCAATAAAACTAATTGGCATCTTATTTCTATTAATAATATCACTTAGTTCCTATGGACAGCAAAGAAGAGGATCTCAAGTAAGATTTGTAGAAACAGAAAAACAGCAAAACAGCTTATATACACCTGAGAGAAAGTTAGAAATAGGACTAATATCTGCCTATCAATGGGGCGGAAAATTTTACTCATACAGATTTGGTGAATTAAAAATAACCGATGGAACATCATATGGTATTTCCCTAAGTTTTCCTTTAAAATGGCATAGCAGAATTGAACTGTCGTTTCTTGATCAGATTACTAGCATATCTTATAGAGATGGGTTAAGGTACGAACACATTAATACTGACATCAGATATTATCAGGTTGGAGTGATTAAAGAACTGCCCAAAGGGAAAATGGTTCCATATGGAGCATTTAGCTTAGGAGCTGTTCAGGCTGATGCAACAGAAAGCCGTAAGGAAGAATGGAATTTTGCAATAACCCTTGGGGGAGGAATTAAATACTACATAAACGATCACATTGGCATAAAAATAGAAAGCAGGATGTTAGCTCCCATTTCATTTGGCGGACTTTACTTTTCAATTGGTTCAGGGGGAACAGGAACGGGTGTGGAAGCCGGTGCAACAACCTTACAAGGATATATTGGAGGAGGACTAACTTTTAGTCTTGTTAAATAAACCGTAAGTTAATTCATATTATAACATAATAAAGTTTAAATTTGAGCCGCCAAAAAAATAAACACGTCATAATATGGGTAAAATACTTGTAACGGGAGGAACCGGGTACATTGGTTCTCATACTGCCATTGAACTAATAAATGCAGGACACGAAGTCCTAATTATAGATGATTTATCTAATTCGAGTATTGATGTACTCGACAGAATAGAAAAACTTTCAGGAAAACGTCCTGTCTTCGAACAATTTAAACTTAGAGATAGTGCTAAAGTAAACGATTTTTTTGAAGAATATAATATAGATGCTGTAATTCATTTTGCCGCTTCTAAAGCAGTAGGAGAATCGGTTTCTCATCCGATGAAATACTATAAAAACAACTTGGTGTCATTAGCTAATGTTGTGGATGCTATGAGTGACAATAATGTTAAAAATATTGTTTTCTCCTCATCAGCAACCGTATATGGTCAACCGGAAATACTTCCTGCAACTGAAGACTCCCCTATATTACCTGCAGAATCTCCTTATGGAAATACAAAACAAATTGGAGAAGAAATGTTAATGGATCAAACCGTTGCCGACAGTAGTTTTAAAGCTGTTGCCCTAAGATACTTCAACCCTATCGGAGCTCACGAAAGTGGAGAAAACGGTGAATTACCTATTGGTGTACCTAATAATTTAATGCCTTTTATTACTCAAACGGCAATTGGATTGAGAGACGGGTTAAAAATTTTCGGAGATAACTATAACACTCCGGACGGAACAGCTATTAGAGACTACATTCACGTGGTTGATATTTCTAAAGCACATGTAAAGGCTGTTGAAAGAATGATTAGTGAAGAATCGAATGATCAATTCGAAGTATTCAATTTAGGAACAGGTAAAGGTTTTTCTGTTAAAGAAGTTATTGAATCATTCGAAAAAACTACCGGTGAAAAACTTAATTATTCCATTGCTCCGCGTAGAGATGGTGACGTAGAACAAATCTTTGCATCCACAGATAAAGCGAATAATGTACTTGGATGGAAGGCTGAAAAAACACTTGACGAAATGACACTTTCGGCATGGAAATGGGAGAAATTTCTAAAATCAGAAAAAGCATAATAACATTACATAATATTCTCATTTATAAAGAAACGAAAAAACGAATAACAACAATTTGTCATTCGTTTTTCTTATTTTTATAATCAAATACTACCTTAAATAACCTCGGGTATTAGCCTGCAACAAGCAGAAAATAATACTAAGTGATTAAACCAGTCAAATAAACTGACAGGTCAATAGTAATTTACATTTAACTTAAACCACTAATTAATGAAGATAAAAGCACTATTACCTATATTGCTTTTTAGCATGATGGCTATATCAGGTATAGCTCAGGTAAAGACGGGTATAGAAGTATTAAAAGATCAAAAATTCGAGATTCTTAAAGGTAAAAGAGTGGGTCTGATAACCAACCCTACCGGTGTTGATTCAAATTTAAAATCTACTATAGAT is a window encoding:
- the galE gene encoding UDP-glucose 4-epimerase GalE, translating into MGKILVTGGTGYIGSHTAIELINAGHEVLIIDDLSNSSIDVLDRIEKLSGKRPVFEQFKLRDSAKVNDFFEEYNIDAVIHFAASKAVGESVSHPMKYYKNNLVSLANVVDAMSDNNVKNIVFSSSATVYGQPEILPATEDSPILPAESPYGNTKQIGEEMLMDQTVADSSFKAVALRYFNPIGAHESGENGELPIGVPNNLMPFITQTAIGLRDGLKIFGDNYNTPDGTAIRDYIHVVDISKAHVKAVERMISEESNDQFEVFNLGTGKGFSVKEVIESFEKTTGEKLNYSIAPRRDGDVEQIFASTDKANNVLGWKAEKTLDEMTLSAWKWEKFLKSEKA
- a CDS encoding FAD-dependent protein, whose translation is MQKELQLTISPKTASDEWLIKKEVAKILGVPFERVNHVRQVRRSIDARKRTIKINMMVEVYLDNSEPESNNKYDLNYPNVSNKKHIIVVGSGPAGMFAALRLIELGYKPIVLERGKDVQSRRKDLKKINQDHIVNPESNYCFGEGGAGTYSDGKLYTRSKKRGNVNRILDILIAHGAIEDIRVNSQPHIGTNKLPHIVKSIRESIINAGGEYLFDQKVSDFLIEGDRINGVETTGGDKFFGEGVILATGHSARDIYETLHRKNILLESKSFAMGVRIEHPQELIDSIQYHCDLRGPYLPAAAYKLVTQSNNRGVYSFCMCPGGFIVPSATAPDEVVVNGMSPSTRSNEFANSGMVVSIEQKDLKEYHKFGPLAGMYYQKALENMAFIAGGKTQAAPAQRMVDFVNGRLSTKLNGTSYVPGITSAPLHELLPNVIGKQLQNGFKDFGNKMRGFMTNEAQILGVESRTSSPVRIPRDKLTLEHPQIKGLFPSGEGAGYAGGIVSAAIDGERCAESLVKSIS